The following proteins come from a genomic window of Hydractinia symbiolongicarpus strain clone_291-10 chromosome 2, HSymV2.1, whole genome shotgun sequence:
- the LOC130630293 gene encoding uncharacterized protein LOC130630293 isoform X3, which produces MPRYDLQKRRKTLLPNFKFPTRDLLNSSTPDGTIVYGKTVREVPNRKIKEITPDHVSALCSPSDCMKQIHKKIKCKSHKKEDVSQMNPVEGINRWDDRKDFAYGMAVSLYENDTETGHLIGDPVADSLAIITRRNCGILALADGVSWGPKSKLASNCGVYGSITYISKHIEQCMYTKDVFRCILRSFEHAQKCIVEEEATMTTLCVGVVVQLQEKDRFGFCVVNVGDSYAYVYSKKYGVKEVTHGSHCIDELRDMRYSGGALGPADGYNPDLGNLTCSFVVIEKGDVVFLCSDGISDNFDPAVAKFNPRFKTKEQTKQELDSIDGRIQKISDSKSDIIPYNTEESKPSFNVNIPNITLTKLEQTKLFANDKDDNLLQFSSTDGCWSVPSLSGSPTSSDEGNSLSSSPKCGHPTNLSSMDKKMLKSHECLSIKKMFDKFAKMESPDISSNEEDNAEDGTVIKCARNNTSSSDNNSLRGGVEKKCDICTEILNKNIVDNKIDSSNGISYDPLIKRDTQGYFGKEYSEDTNNSVLEFAFRGENRNKPRIKTSRSHDDIVSKLTNEKDQLDNRPRTESNCESSNKNIVSPQSDVDAPSQGDIHAQLRSKSHSNVLKGTPTEQKDFRRTVSEQQHKKRPSLSDEILQSLTPRERHKGALEQMTEIIRSVEFEPINGTCVRAVDVCAQIMNFVVNRTAEKRDILEETPPSLLSRWTTKERKKHNERVKKTLEGVPGKLDHASIVAYEVDVRGKEVVTLDSKKSSDSFDDISATEASIDGNPCVSLDEILSRRQSEPNDYTNERFSNCADRKMLYAYK; this is translated from the exons ATGCCACGCTACGATTtacagaaaagaagaaaaacattaTTACCAAACTTTAAATTTCCCACCAG ggATTTGTTGAACAGTTCCACACCTGATGGCACCATTGTTTACGGGAAAACTGTTCGAGAAGTACCCAATCGGAAGATCAAGGAGATCACGCCTGATCACGTGTCGGCGTTATGCTCTCCATCGGATTGCATGAAACAAATTCACAAGAAGATCAAATGCAAGTCGCACAAGAAGGAGGATGTATCGCAAATGAATCCAGTGGAAG GCATAAATCGCTGGGACGATCGAAAAGATTTTGCTTATGGCATGGCTGTTAGTTTATACGAAAACGACACTGAAACCGGTCACCTTATCGGAGATCCGGTTGCAGACTCGTTAGCAATAATCACCCGTCGGAATTGTGGCATACTCGCTTTGGCTGATGGTGTAAGTTGGGGTCCGAAATCAAAGCTGGCTTCGAATTGTGGTGTGTACGGCTCCATAACATACATTTCCAAACATATTGAACAATGCATGTACACTAAGGACGTATTCCGTTGTATACTACGCTCTTTTGAGCATGCGCAGAAATGTATCGTGGAAGAGGAAGCTACCATGACAACGCTTTGTGTCGGCGTCGTTGTGCAGTTACAAGAGAAAGATAGGTTCGGTTTTTGCGTCGTAAATGTCGGAGATTCGTATGCGTATGTTTATAGTAAAAAATACGGCGTGAAAGAGGTGACACACGGTTCTCATTGTATAGATGAACTACGAGACATGAGATACAGCGGAGGAGCGCTCGGACCAGCCGATGGATACAATCCAGACTTGGGTAATTTAACTTGCTCCTTCGTGGTGATTGAAAAAGGTGATGTTGTGTTTTTATGCAGCGATGGAATTTCTGATAATTTCGATCCAGCGGTTGCGAAATTTAATCCacgttttaaaacaaaagagcAAACTAAACAAGAACTTGACTCTATTGATGGTCGAATCCAAAAAATCAGTGACTCAAAATCGGATATCATCCCTTACAACACGGAGGAGAGTAAACCTTCCTTCAACGTTAATATTCCAAACATAACTCTTACGAAGTTGGAACAGACTAAACTGTTCGCAAATGATAAAGACGATAATTTATTGCAATTTTCGAGTACTGATGGATGCTGGTCAGTTCCGAGTCTATCAGGCAGCCCTACATCAAGCGACGAGGGTAACAGTTTGAGCAGTTCGCCAAAGTGCGGTCATCCTACAAATTTGAGTTCGatggataaaaaaatgttaaaaagtcaCGAGTGTTtgtcaattaaaaaaatgttcgatAAATTCGCGAAGATGGAATCTCCGGATATCTCCAGTAACGAAGAAGATAACGCGGAAGATGGAACAGTGATCAAATGCGCGCGAAATAACACTTCTTCAAGCGACAACAACAGTTTGCGCGGTGGCGTTGAAAAAAAGTGCGATATTTGTACCGAAATacttaataaaaacattgttgaTAATAAAATTGATTCGTCCAATGGTATATCATACGATCCGCTCATTAAGCGAGACACACAGGGTTATTTTGGAAAGGAGTATAGTGAGGACACAAACAATAGCGTTTTAGAGTTTGCTTTTAGGGGGGAAAATAGGAATAAACCAAGGATTAAAACAAGTCGTTCTCACGATGATATCGTCTCCAAACTTACTAACGAAAAAGACCAGTTGGACAACAGGCCTAGAACAGAATCCAACTGCGAGAGCTCGAATAAGAACATTGTTTCTCCACAGAGCGACGTTGATGCTCCTTCACAAGGCGACATTCACGCTCAGCTTAGAAGCAAGTCTCATTCAAACGTTTTAAAAGGTACACCGACGGAACAGAAAGACTTTAGAAGGACCGTTAGTGAGCAGCAACATAAAAAACGCCCTTCCTTGTCGGATGAAATTCTTCAATCGTTAACGCCTCGTGAAAGACATAAAGGGGCGTTGGAACAAATGACTGAG ATCATCAGATCAGTGGAGTTCGAACCGATTAACGGCACGTGTGTGCGAGCAGTGGATGTGTGTGCgcaaataatgaactttgtcGTTAATCGTACCGCTGAAAAACGCGACATTTTGGAAGAGACGCCGCCGTCACTACTAAGTCGCTGGACaactaaagaaagaaagaaacataATGAGCGAGTTAAAAAGACTTTGGAAG GTGTTCCCGGAAAGTTAGACCACGCATCGATAGTAGCTTACGAGGTGGACGTGCGGGGCAAAGAAGTTGTCACGTTGGATTCGAAAAAGTCGTCAGATAGTTTCGACGATATTTCTGCTACAGAAGCGTCGA TAGATGGAAATCCCTGTGTTTCTTTGGATGAAATTTTATCGAGGCGCCAAAGTGAACCAAACGATTACACGAATGAAAGATTCAGCAAC TGTGCAGATCGAAAGATGTTATATGCGTATAAGTAA